TGCCACAAGGAGCAGGGCGGCGATCACGGGAAACGTCAGATTGCCCCACGGCATCCATCCCACCAGCAACAACGTGCCACCGCCGCCGAAGAACATCCCGGTGAGTGCGATGCGGGCGTGGCACCGGACCTGCCGGATGACTGCCGCGCGGTCACTGCCGGTCATTTCTTCAAGGAGCGTGGAAATGGCGACCATGGTGGGTTTCAATCGAGTTCCAGTTTCATGAGCGTGACCTCTTTGTCGCGGTGCCGCTCATGCCCCATGACCGACCACCCCTGCCTTTCATAAAACGAGGCACGGTCCGGGGTGAACAGATAGAGCGTCGAAAAGCCCCGCTCCCTGGCAATCTCCACGATCCCCGAGCAGACAAGTGTCCCCGTTCCCCGGCTCCGTTTGCCCTCGGGCACGAACACGCTCGCCAGCCACGGGCTCAGGTCGGGTCGGCTATCCAGATCAAATTCTACCAGACGGGCGACGCCCATTGGTTCGTCGTCCTCCACGGCGATCAGGGTCGTGGGTAGTCCCCGGGCATCAGGCTCCTGACGCAGCGCATGCTCCGCGGTTTCGGGCGAACGGCCCGGTAGATGGCGGCCCCATTCGTTGTAAAGCCACCCGGCGACAGCAGGGATCAGCCCGGGGATGGTGTGTGAGGGTATGAGCTGCACGATTCCGATGGAATTACCCTGTATTCCTGTGGTTCTCAAGGTTCGTTGTTCCGGCAGCCTGATGGAGCGGTGCCGGACGGTTGCCGCACTCCATAAGCTGGCGCAATCCCCGGACACCCCCATCCACGCGTCATGGCGCGCGATAACCGAATCCCGTGGAAATGGTAGCCAGCCGCCGGGCACGCGGTTAGAACGGCCTCCGGAAAATGTCTGCCAAAGCGACTTGGAAAGTGAGCGCCGCCGTGATGGCGAGCCGGGTGCTGGGTTTGGTCCGCGATATGGTCTTCGCGGCGCTGTTCGGCGGCGGCTGGATGGCGGATGCCTTCAACCTCGCCTACCGGATCCCGAACCTGCTGCGCGACTTGTTTGCGGAGGGCGCGCTTTCCCAGGCGTTCGTCACCACTTTTTCCAAGCGCCTGAAAAGCGAGGGTGACAGCTCCGCCTGGCAGCTCGCCAACAAGATGGTGACGCTGACCGCCATCTTCATGGCCGGGGTTGCCCTGCTGGGGATCCTGGCCGCGCCGTGGATCGTGGATCTGCTCACCGCCCTCTCGAAATCCGGGGCGACCGACCGGGTCTATGATCCCGCCCAGATCGCGCTGATGGTGACCATGGTGCGGATCATGTATCCGTTCATCCTGGTGCTCTCGCTGGCAGCGCTGGTGATGGGGATGCTGAACGCGAAGAACGTCTTCGGCATGCCGGCGCTGGCTTCGTGCTTTTTCAATCTCGGCTCCATTATCGGCGGGGTGTCCATCGGCTGGTGGATGGATCCGGAGTGGGGTCCCCGCAGCCTCATCGGGTTTTCCATCGGGGTGGTGATCGGCGGGCTGGCCCAGTTGGCCTGCCAGTTTCCCGCCCTTTGGAAGACGGGCTACCGCTTCGTGGCGGACTTCAACTGGCGGGATTCCGGAGTCGCCCAGGTCCTGAAGTTGATGGGGCCGGCGGTGATCGCCGCGTCCGTCACCCAGGTGAACGTGGTGGTGAACTCCATGTTCGCCTACGGTGTCGGCGAGGGCGCGGTGAGCTGGCTGAACTACGCCTTCCGCCTGATGCAGCTCCCCATCGGCGTGTTCGGGGTGGCGGTGGCCACGGTGACCCTGCCCGCGTTGTCACGGGCGGCCATCGGTGGGATCTCGGCGGATTTCCGCCCCACGCTGGCGAAGGGCCTGCGGCTGGTCGCTTTCCTGGTGCTGCCCTCCACCATCGGCCTGGCGCTGCTGGCGGGGCCGATCATCAGCGTGCTTTTCGAGCGCGGATCCTTCGATGCGAACGACCGCGTGCAGACGGCCGCCGCGCTGCAGGCATACGGTTGCGGCCTGCTGTTCTACGCGTGGCTGAAGGTGCTGCAACCCGCCTTCTACGCCATCGAC
The nucleotide sequence above comes from Akkermansiaceae bacterium. Encoded proteins:
- the murJ gene encoding murein biosynthesis integral membrane protein MurJ → MSAKATWKVSAAVMASRVLGLVRDMVFAALFGGGWMADAFNLAYRIPNLLRDLFAEGALSQAFVTTFSKRLKSEGDSSAWQLANKMVTLTAIFMAGVALLGILAAPWIVDLLTALSKSGATDRVYDPAQIALMVTMVRIMYPFILVLSLAALVMGMLNAKNVFGMPALASCFFNLGSIIGGVSIGWWMDPEWGPRSLIGFSIGVVIGGLAQLACQFPALWKTGYRFVADFNWRDSGVAQVLKLMGPAVIAASVTQVNVVVNSMFAYGVGEGAVSWLNYAFRLMQLPIGVFGVAVATVTLPALSRAAIGGISADFRPTLAKGLRLVAFLVLPSTIGLALLAGPIISVLFERGSFDANDRVQTAAALQAYGCGLLFYAWLKVLQPAFYAIDKRWLPMMMSFAALGLNLGFNYLFVFVLKWGHESLAMTTSIVAGVNFLCLYLAMAKFSGDLGTPELLKTFAKLAVAGAIMGGVCWTSNQFVFGSDPTHFHLILRIVVLGATIGVAAAIYFAITKVLRVGEANEALGMVLRRFRR
- a CDS encoding GNAT family N-acetyltransferase, whose amino-acid sequence is MQLIPSHTIPGLIPAVAGWLYNEWGRHLPGRSPETAEHALRQEPDARGLPTTLIAVEDDEPMGVARLVEFDLDSRPDLSPWLASVFVPEGKRSRGTGTLVCSGIVEIARERGFSTLYLFTPDRASFYERQGWSVMGHERHRDKEVTLMKLELD